In the genome of Clostridiisalibacter paucivorans DSM 22131, one region contains:
- the flgN gene encoding flagellar export chaperone FlgN, translating into MPMNSLENMIKLLKKKIEYLNSIYEKTETQYDVILKEDMEKLFGLIKEKQVSIDSIDKLDEVFLDQYTVFKNDNQVENISELDSQKYPQIKELKDNIETINKLLNDIKEQEMKNNVELNKRFQSVKNKLKSVKKGKKMVKGYDSYKNLAGSAFIDVNK; encoded by the coding sequence ATGCCCATGAATAGTTTAGAGAATATGATAAAATTGCTAAAAAAGAAAATAGAGTATTTGAATAGTATATATGAAAAGACTGAGACACAGTATGATGTTATACTTAAAGAAGATATGGAAAAATTATTTGGTCTTATAAAAGAAAAGCAGGTGAGTATTGACAGTATAGATAAATTAGATGAAGTATTTTTAGATCAATACACAGTATTTAAAAATGATAATCAAGTAGAAAATATATCAGAATTAGATAGTCAAAAATATCCTCAAATAAAGGAGTTAAAAGATAATATAGAAACTATCAACAAACTTTTAAATGACATAAAGGAACAAGAGATGAAAAATAATGTGGAATTAAATAAGAGGTTTCAATCAGTCAAAAATAAATTAAAATCTGTAAAAAAGGGTAAGAAGATGGTAAAAGGTTATGATAGCTATAAAAATTTAGCAGGGTCTGCCTTTATTGATGTAAATAAATAG
- a CDS encoding SHOCT domain-containing protein: MFDIMHSGFNFKYVWPWMIGMGILKIIVVGLVIYLVVKLIVNSINNDKNYSNNSYHHNGTNRALEILKERYANGEIGDEEYEQKKKKLME, encoded by the coding sequence ATGTTCGATATTATGCATAGTGGGTTTAACTTTAAATATGTTTGGCCATGGATGATAGGCATGGGCATATTAAAGATTATAGTTGTTGGATTAGTAATTTATCTAGTAGTAAAATTAATAGTAAACTCTATAAATAATGATAAAAATTATTCTAACAATAGTTATCACCATAATGGAACAAATAGGGCATTAGAAATATTAAAGGAGAGATATGCCAATGGAGAAATTGGCGATGAAGAATATGAACAGAAGAAAAAGAAATTAATGGAGTAA
- a CDS encoding sensor histidine kinase — protein MFQRLKARTTIMFLATTLVAIFLVSIIANITIFQKFNMYMEEEQEDKIKSIIELVEYAYSLDKQWNRRVLENIDVSPVINGFDIVIRDIRGDVIYNQDMTNSMMEMHRRMMGGMGHGMMDDTNTTDDYRTEIHKVFFNDKKIGTIEIGYEGPFMISEREVDFTKGINMSILYGALFSIAVAVIMGIYFSDILSKPIINITKASNKIRNGNLNIKLKEENKIIEFKELTYSINHLAKSLEEQNMFRKQLTSDISHELRTPLSILQSHTEALADGIWEPNIERMEVIRNEVYRLNKLVEQLKYVADIENHKFEITKESVNLSKLLMDIVENFRYQFVRSNVELKTDIDEEIYIMGDRDKLSQVFINIISNGLKFSKEGGFVYIELKDKKNYILVTIEDNGIGIPEEDIDYIFERFYRSEKSRNRKTGGSGVGLTIVKTIVEAHGGTIDVESKEGQGSKFMIKYYDR, from the coding sequence ATGTTCCAAAGATTAAAAGCAAGGACTACTATTATGTTTTTGGCCACAACTTTGGTGGCGATTTTCTTGGTAAGCATTATTGCAAATATAACTATATTCCAAAAATTTAATATGTATATGGAAGAGGAACAGGAAGACAAGATTAAATCTATAATAGAACTTGTTGAATATGCATATTCTCTAGATAAACAATGGAATAGAAGGGTGTTGGAGAATATAGATGTATCTCCCGTTATAAATGGATTTGATATAGTTATTCGTGATATAAGAGGGGATGTTATATATAATCAAGATATGACAAATTCCATGATGGAAATGCATAGGAGAATGATGGGCGGAATGGGACATGGAATGATGGATGATACAAATACAACAGATGATTATAGAACAGAAATTCATAAGGTGTTTTTTAATGATAAGAAGATAGGTACAATAGAGATAGGGTATGAAGGGCCTTTTATGATATCCGAGAGGGAAGTAGATTTTACGAAGGGAATAAATATGTCTATATTATATGGAGCACTTTTTTCCATAGCGGTTGCAGTTATTATGGGTATATATTTTTCAGATATATTATCTAAACCAATAATTAATATTACTAAGGCATCTAATAAAATAAGAAATGGAAATTTGAATATAAAACTGAAGGAAGAGAATAAAATAATTGAATTTAAGGAATTGACCTATTCCATAAACCATTTAGCAAAATCCTTAGAAGAACAAAATATGTTTAGAAAACAACTCACCTCTGATATATCCCATGAACTTAGGACTCCACTATCTATTTTACAGAGTCATACTGAAGCCTTAGCAGATGGTATATGGGAGCCTAATATTGAAAGAATGGAAGTAATAAGAAATGAAGTATATAGGCTAAATAAGCTAGTGGAGCAGTTAAAGTATGTAGCAGATATAGAAAATCATAAATTTGAGATCACTAAGGAATCAGTAAATCTATCTAAGCTATTGATGGATATAGTTGAAAACTTCAGATATCAGTTTGTTAGAAGTAATGTTGAATTAAAAACTGATATAGATGAAGAAATATATATTATGGGCGATAGGGATAAATTGAGTCAAGTATTTATAAATATTATTTCTAATGGTTTGAAATTTTCCAAGGAAGGAGGGTTTGTATATATAGAATTAAAAGATAAAAAAAATTATATTCTGGTTACAATAGAAGATAATGGTATAGGTATACCAGAAGAAGACATTGATTATATATTTGAACGATTCTATAGGAGTGAAAAGTCTAGAAATAGGAAAACAGGAGGATCTGGAGTAGGGCTTACAATAGTTAAGACTATAGTTGAGGCCCATGGAGGCACTATAGATGTAGAGAGTAAAGAAGGACAAGGAAGTAAATTTATGATAAAATATTATGATAGATAA
- a CDS encoding putative motility protein: MEISSMNAQYVYSLKQALGMANMRRAMNQDAQGVKNLMESMEATNRAIAKAAEPHKGGSVDIKV; encoded by the coding sequence ATGGAGATAAGTTCAATGAATGCCCAATATGTATATAGTTTGAAACAGGCATTAGGTATGGCGAATATGAGAAGGGCTATGAATCAAGATGCCCAGGGAGTAAAGAATTTGATGGAGTCTATGGAGGCTACAAATAGAGCTATAGCTAAAGCGGCAGAACCACATAAAGGTGGGAGTGTGGACATAAAAGTCTAA
- the fliS gene encoding flagellar export chaperone FliS, which produces MAIGNPYAQYQQNSVMTASPEELTLMLYNGAIKFIKQAKIFINEKQMENAHKSIVRAEDIIAELNITLNMDYEISENLRSLYTFILDRLTDANVQKSTDVLNEILPLVEDLRDTWQQAMKQAKINKKTAR; this is translated from the coding sequence ATGGCTATAGGGAATCCATATGCACAATATCAACAGAATTCAGTAATGACAGCATCACCAGAAGAGTTAACTCTTATGCTTTATAATGGAGCGATAAAATTTATAAAACAGGCTAAAATATTTATAAATGAAAAACAGATGGAAAATGCTCATAAATCCATAGTAAGGGCGGAAGATATTATCGCAGAACTTAATATAACCTTAAATATGGACTATGAGATTTCTGAAAATTTGAGGAGTTTATATACATTTATATTGGACAGGCTCACTGATGCCAATGTGCAAAAGTCTACTGATGTGTTAAATGAAATACTGCCTCTAGTAGAAGATTTAAGGGATACTTGGCAACAGGCCATGAAACAAGCTAAGATCAATAAAAAGACGGCAAGATAA
- a CDS encoding tetratricopeptide repeat-containing sensor histidine kinase, with protein MEKTKEIHKNIEDIIESAMDVERTDPKKVIFLGKKAYKLSNEYKYELGMARSLLTIAYGCRRLSYHYKSIYCLYKCIKVFKKFKDYDGQLKSLILLSINYFYFGRYKESLDINKKAVKMCRKMKRRDLEASILNNIGEILKEQYRYKDALKWYMASLKIAEDMDNKYHKAVIIMNMGFCYYNMGEDEKALSYYNRCLKYFVELSEGIYEADTLNKIGEIYGRKEEYDKALEYYYKSIDIFNKQGNKFYMVDVLMNLGSTFLNTGEYDKAYRYIYSALTNSEYIDAKKKITQWRLLLSDYYNKTKDFKRSLEEYKLYHRLEKEVADEKLERELKYITSKFEKDRSKDRAQIYKLKNIELKRTKDELERAEIARRRLFSNISHELKTPITSIQGYIEAIIDGVIPNKDMTKYLFRMKSRAETLNRIIDDLFQLAKLEMGQYEFEFKKMDISFLLESLYEKFQIDVNAENRKIVLDIDKTQLEGLQVNIDVNRLDQVFGNIIYNSIKYTDDMGEIVIGCNIDGDKAIISIADDGIGISNEDIYNIFERFYKGNNYKHINKGSGLGLSIAKEIINSHQGTIWMKKRYPKGVIVSFTLPVEHY; from the coding sequence ATGGAAAAGACAAAGGAAATACATAAAAATATAGAAGATATAATAGAAAGTGCTATGGATGTAGAGAGAACTGATCCTAAAAAAGTCATATTTTTGGGGAAAAAGGCATATAAGCTATCCAATGAATATAAATATGAACTGGGTATGGCTAGATCACTTCTTACTATTGCATATGGTTGTAGAAGATTATCATATCATTATAAATCTATATACTGTCTTTATAAATGTATTAAGGTCTTTAAAAAGTTCAAAGATTATGATGGACAGCTCAAATCATTGATTCTATTAAGTATAAACTATTTTTATTTTGGAAGATATAAAGAGTCTTTAGATATAAATAAAAAGGCTGTTAAAATGTGTAGAAAAATGAAAAGAAGAGATTTAGAGGCCAGTATACTAAATAATATTGGAGAAATTTTAAAGGAGCAGTATAGATACAAAGATGCATTAAAATGGTACATGGCTTCACTAAAAATAGCTGAAGATATGGATAATAAGTACCATAAAGCAGTAATAATAATGAATATGGGATTTTGTTATTATAATATGGGAGAAGATGAAAAGGCATTAAGCTACTATAATAGGTGTCTAAAATATTTTGTAGAATTATCAGAAGGTATATATGAGGCGGATACACTCAATAAAATTGGAGAGATATATGGGAGAAAAGAGGAATATGATAAGGCCTTAGAATATTATTATAAGAGTATTGATATATTCAATAAGCAAGGAAATAAATTCTATATGGTAGATGTATTGATGAATTTGGGGAGTACATTTTTAAATACTGGAGAATATGACAAGGCATATAGGTATATATATAGTGCATTGACAAATTCAGAATATATAGATGCAAAAAAGAAGATTACTCAGTGGAGGTTATTGTTATCTGATTACTATAATAAGACTAAGGATTTTAAAAGGTCATTAGAAGAATATAAATTATATCATAGATTGGAAAAAGAGGTAGCAGATGAAAAATTGGAAAGGGAATTAAAATATATAACTAGTAAATTTGAGAAAGATAGATCTAAAGATAGGGCACAAATATATAAACTCAAAAATATAGAGTTAAAAAGAACAAAAGATGAGTTGGAGAGGGCAGAAATTGCTAGAAGGAGGCTATTTTCTAACATATCTCATGAATTAAAGACTCCCATAACTTCTATTCAAGGATATATTGAGGCAATTATTGATGGCGTTATACCTAATAAAGATATGACTAAGTATTTATTTCGTATGAAGTCAAGGGCTGAAACATTAAATAGGATTATAGATGACCTTTTTCAATTGGCAAAACTAGAGATGGGTCAATATGAATTTGAGTTTAAAAAGATGGATATATCATTTTTATTGGAAAGTTTATACGAAAAGTTTCAAATAGATGTAAATGCTGAAAATAGAAAAATTGTACTAGATATTGACAAAACTCAATTGGAGGGATTACAGGTCAATATAGATGTAAATAGATTGGACCAAGTATTTGGAAATATAATATACAATAGTATAAAGTATACAGATGATATGGGGGAAATTGTTATAGGATGCAATATTGATGGAGATAAAGCCATTATAAGTATAGCAGATGATGGGATAGGCATATCTAATGAAGATATATATAATATTTTTGAGAGGTTTTATAAAGGGAATAATTATAAACATATCAATAAGGGTAGTGGACTGGGGTTGTCTATAGCTAAAGAGATTATAAATAGCCATCAAGGGACAATATGGATGAAGAAGAGATATCCTAAAGGTGTAATTGTGAGCTTTACCCTTCCTGTGGAACATTATTAA
- a CDS encoding response regulator transcription factor: MNEKQRVLVVDDEEEIVKVIKAYLEKDGYDVLVAYDGYEAIDKFEKNQVNFVVLDLMIPGLSGEDVCKKIRIKSSVPVLMLTAKVEEGDRIYGLDLGADDYLTKPFSPKELLARIRAILRRTNRDSTIKAQIIEINNGDLIIDTNKRDVIKKEKLLDITPTEFDILQLMAQNIGKVFSREELVIKVLGYDYEGYDRTIDAHIKNLRKKIEDKDNKYIITVYGIGYKFMGE; encoded by the coding sequence TTGAATGAAAAACAAAGGGTGCTGGTAGTAGATGATGAAGAAGAGATAGTAAAGGTAATAAAGGCATATCTTGAGAAGGATGGATATGATGTATTGGTAGCATATGATGGATATGAAGCAATAGATAAATTTGAGAAAAATCAAGTGAATTTTGTAGTTTTAGATTTGATGATCCCTGGATTATCAGGAGAAGATGTATGTAAAAAGATAAGGATTAAATCATCTGTACCAGTACTTATGCTTACTGCCAAAGTAGAAGAAGGAGATAGAATCTACGGGCTGGACTTAGGGGCAGATGATTATTTGACTAAACCCTTTAGCCCAAAGGAACTATTGGCTAGGATTAGGGCCATACTTCGCAGAACTAATAGAGATAGTACAATAAAAGCTCAAATAATAGAAATTAATAATGGAGATTTGATTATAGATACTAATAAAAGGGATGTCATAAAAAAAGAAAAATTATTAGATATAACTCCCACAGAGTTTGATATATTACAGCTTATGGCACAGAATATAGGAAAGGTATTTTCAAGAGAGGAATTGGTGATTAAGGTATTGGGATATGATTATGAGGGATACGATAGGACAATAGATGCCCATATAAAAAATTTAAGGAAAAAAATTGAAGATAAAGATAATAAATACATCATAACTGTATATGGAATCGGATACAAATTCATGGGGGAATAG
- the fliD gene encoding flagellar filament capping protein FliD has product MDTSRISGIASGMDTEQMVKDLMKAQRVKVDRLYQQKQIHEWRQNMYNDINKSFANFILDTKKEFGLTTTTSTGLMLNKSLDSLPWVKQATSSNESIASVTARASAVNGSYDVDVKRLADGVSMASGSNISVGDKGNVAEQFGLASGDTIEFTITTDAGSKTFKFGNVDGADIKKDLSDIGLKDIVKTVNSATITKDGKEIDLGVKASYDSNIDRFFLQTDGTGKDSSIKIDDTSGFVDKLKLNVTHYDASGVKQEAQLFVSGQEYTGVNAKLDFAGAIGVEQSSNQFNINGISFDLNATGSFSVKVDTDVDNVYDKIKGFIEKYNEIVDAMGEKLGEEKYRSYKPLTDEQKESMKEKDIELWEKKAKSGLLRNDMLISRTMQRVRSGLYDSVEGVKGTFDHLTELGITTQKYVSGEVGGKLQIDETKLKEAIQKDAQGVLEVLFKQPDSDLTDDKEIAKNSGIITRVYNNMMYGMKEIVNKSGTGEDANLLRNVESNLLIDFVTEHGSISMLDEEINDLDDKIYDMNRYLYRKEESYWQRFTAMEKAIARMNSQSSWLTQQMG; this is encoded by the coding sequence ATGGATACTTCTAGAATAAGTGGTATTGCATCGGGAATGGATACAGAACAAATGGTAAAGGATCTTATGAAGGCACAGAGGGTAAAGGTAGATAGACTTTATCAACAGAAACAAATACATGAGTGGCGACAAAATATGTATAATGATATAAATAAATCCTTTGCAAATTTTATACTTGATACAAAGAAGGAATTTGGACTTACTACTACAACATCTACGGGGCTCATGTTGAATAAGTCTTTAGACAGCCTTCCGTGGGTTAAACAAGCTACATCTAGCAATGAAAGCATAGCTTCAGTAACTGCTAGAGCCAGTGCAGTAAATGGAAGCTATGATGTAGATGTAAAAAGATTGGCAGATGGGGTTTCCATGGCCAGTGGAAGCAATATATCTGTTGGAGATAAGGGAAATGTTGCAGAGCAATTTGGATTAGCAAGTGGAGATACGATAGAGTTTACTATAACAACAGATGCAGGAAGTAAGACATTTAAATTTGGAAATGTGGATGGAGCAGATATAAAGAAAGACTTAAGTGATATAGGTTTAAAGGATATAGTTAAAACAGTTAATTCTGCTACTATTACAAAGGACGGTAAAGAGATAGATTTAGGGGTTAAGGCATCCTATGACAGCAATATAGATAGATTCTTTTTACAAACTGATGGCACAGGAAAAGATAGTAGTATTAAGATAGATGATACTAGTGGATTTGTGGATAAATTAAAATTAAATGTTACCCACTATGATGCCAGTGGTGTTAAACAAGAGGCTCAGCTTTTTGTATCTGGACAAGAATATACTGGAGTAAATGCAAAATTGGATTTTGCAGGAGCAATAGGAGTAGAGCAATCTTCTAATCAATTTAATATAAATGGTATATCCTTTGACCTAAACGCAACAGGTTCATTTTCTGTAAAAGTAGATACTGATGTAGATAATGTATATGACAAAATTAAGGGATTTATAGAAAAATACAATGAAATAGTAGATGCAATGGGAGAGAAATTAGGCGAAGAGAAATATAGAAGTTATAAACCATTGACCGATGAGCAAAAGGAATCTATGAAAGAGAAAGATATTGAGCTTTGGGAAAAAAAGGCCAAAAGTGGTCTATTGAGAAATGATATGCTAATATCTAGGACTATGCAAAGGGTAAGAAGTGGACTTTATGATTCAGTAGAAGGAGTAAAAGGTACGTTTGACCATCTTACTGAGTTGGGTATAACTACTCAAAAATATGTAAGTGGAGAAGTAGGTGGAAAACTTCAAATAGATGAAACTAAACTTAAAGAGGCTATACAGAAAGATGCTCAAGGAGTATTGGAGGTATTGTTTAAGCAACCTGATAGTGATTTGACTGATGACAAAGAGATAGCCAAGAATAGTGGTATAATTACAAGGGTATATAATAATATGATGTATGGTATGAAGGAAATAGTGAATAAATCTGGAACAGGAGAAGATGCCAATTTACTTAGAAATGTAGAATCCAATTTATTAATAGACTTTGTAACAGAACATGGAAGTATAAGTATGCTAGATGAAGAAATAAATGACCTAGACGATAAGATATATGATATGAACAGATATCTTTATAGAAAAGAAGAGAGTTATTGGCAAAGATTCACTGCTATGGAAAAGGCAATAGCTAGAATGAACAGTCAGAGTTCATGGTTGACGCAACAAATGGGATAA
- the hpf gene encoding ribosome hibernation-promoting factor, HPF/YfiA family, whose product MKMIISGKNMEVTDALRDTTEKKLGKLDKYFFKDAEAYVTFSVEKDRQIIEVTIPFAGAIIRAEEFTDDMYTSIDKAVDVLERQVKKHKTKLQRRKHNGKTIRFENIPSLDTQERDNEPKIVKTKRFAIKPMDEEEAVLQMDLLGHNFFVFRNADSDEVNVVYKRKDGNYGLIEPEY is encoded by the coding sequence ATGAAAATGATAATTAGTGGTAAGAACATGGAAGTTACAGATGCATTAAGGGACACTACAGAGAAGAAATTAGGAAAATTGGATAAGTATTTTTTTAAAGATGCTGAAGCATATGTGACATTTAGTGTAGAAAAAGATAGACAAATAATAGAAGTAACCATTCCTTTTGCAGGTGCTATTATAAGAGCCGAGGAGTTTACAGATGATATGTATACATCCATAGATAAGGCAGTAGATGTATTGGAAAGGCAAGTTAAAAAGCATAAAACTAAGCTGCAAAGAAGGAAACATAATGGAAAGACTATAAGATTTGAGAATATCCCTTCTCTAGATACTCAAGAAAGAGATAATGAACCTAAAATAGTAAAAACTAAGAGATTTGCCATAAAACCTATGGATGAAGAAGAAGCGGTACTTCAGATGGATCTTTTGGGACATAATTTCTTTGTATTTAGAAATGCTGATAGTGATGAAGTCAATGTAGTTTATAAGAGGAAAGATGGAAATTATGGGTTGATTGAACCTGAATATTAA
- a CDS encoding response regulator transcription factor — MSKYDHIILVVDDDWDIIQIISMYLKKEGYKVITADHGKKAIQLVIDIDPHLIILDRLLPDTDGIEVCKSIRRYSLNPIIFLTCKDEDCEKIMGLNTGGDDYITKPFNPNELVARVNAHLRRYNYNKKHPTTDFIAYDNIFINLKNHKVWVDNTYINLSAKEYKILTLLIKNPGKLFTMSEIYENVWKDISLGDNSTIMVHISNIRKKIEKDPSNPKYITTVRGQGYMFNNVPQEG; from the coding sequence ATGTCAAAATATGATCATATTATTTTAGTAGTCGATGATGACTGGGATATAATCCAAATTATATCAATGTATCTAAAAAAAGAAGGTTATAAAGTAATTACTGCTGATCACGGTAAAAAAGCTATCCAATTAGTCATAGATATAGATCCTCACCTCATTATACTGGATAGACTCCTCCCTGATACAGATGGAATAGAAGTATGCAAATCCATAAGAAGATATTCACTCAATCCCATAATATTCCTTACATGTAAAGATGAAGATTGCGAAAAAATAATGGGATTAAATACAGGTGGAGATGACTATATCACTAAGCCCTTCAATCCCAATGAATTAGTTGCAAGGGTAAACGCCCATCTAAGAAGATATAACTATAATAAAAAACACCCTACTACTGATTTTATAGCTTATGATAATATATTTATAAATCTGAAAAACCATAAAGTATGGGTGGATAATACCTATATAAATTTATCAGCAAAGGAGTATAAAATACTTACATTGCTTATCAAAAATCCTGGAAAACTATTTACCATGTCTGAAATATACGAAAATGTATGGAAAGACATAAGTCTAGGTGATAATAGTACTATCATGGTACATATAAGCAATATACGAAAGAAAATAGAAAAAGACCCATCTAATCCTAAATATATAACTACAGTAAGGGGACAAGGATACATGTTTAATAATGTTCCACAGGAAGGGTAA